One window of Mangrovibacterium diazotrophicum genomic DNA carries:
- a CDS encoding glycoside hydrolase family 32 protein, with protein MIRQTTFLLLILGILWGCSTEKRQHDSASLHFRLNDSLLQNPITLLYEDGNYHLFYSYKSENGVEKWGQAQSLDLIQWNNVPMNFESDQLSAQQVKSVVVDWNQSTEFSTDGAAIIAISVSDDQFGELELLHSEDNGASWLKDTEGPILLPDYYEPIQSLKVFWNDDLQRWTMLVLSGYEVRFYSSDNLRDWEYQSRFGDDVYLKHGNWTAVDFFPMEMAGTHELKWVLFISADSGSPNEGSGVQYFVGDFDGYVYQASHNKPKWVDHGSDLYQAIVLSDYAASNKAPVLLGRIYNSIYSKFNIDTDESGVFSITRELTLMEEFHDYYLISKPVIPSKTESKTVDEAALNESVQIAKKIDLPVKIDLTFDVNDRLYLGMAESFGVKLKNENGQELMLGYQAERRYFFIANPTIQQNFPDTWDGFNYAPYVTNEPTMDLTLIIDHNSAELFAMNGLISLSRKFNFKGEWQQVELFAEKGAITLKGGTISRF; from the coding sequence ATGATACGTCAGACCACATTTTTACTGTTGATTCTGGGAATCCTTTGGGGATGTTCGACTGAGAAACGACAACACGATTCAGCTTCGTTACACTTTCGATTGAACGATTCCCTGCTTCAAAATCCGATTACACTTCTTTACGAGGATGGTAACTACCATTTGTTTTACAGCTATAAATCGGAAAATGGAGTAGAAAAATGGGGACAAGCTCAAAGCTTGGATTTAATCCAGTGGAACAATGTTCCGATGAATTTTGAGTCGGATCAGCTTTCAGCGCAGCAAGTAAAAAGTGTTGTCGTGGATTGGAATCAATCAACTGAATTCAGTACCGATGGTGCGGCGATAATTGCGATCTCCGTTTCGGATGATCAGTTTGGTGAACTTGAATTGTTGCACAGTGAAGACAATGGTGCAAGTTGGCTGAAGGATACTGAAGGACCGATTCTGTTGCCGGATTATTATGAGCCGATCCAAAGTTTGAAAGTGTTCTGGAATGATGATTTGCAACGATGGACGATGCTGGTATTGTCGGGTTATGAAGTGCGTTTTTACTCATCGGATAACCTCCGGGATTGGGAGTACCAAAGTCGCTTTGGTGACGATGTCTATCTGAAGCACGGCAATTGGACCGCAGTCGACTTCTTTCCGATGGAAATGGCCGGAACCCACGAACTGAAATGGGTACTGTTTATCAGTGCCGATAGCGGCTCACCCAACGAGGGGAGTGGCGTGCAGTATTTTGTTGGTGACTTTGATGGCTACGTTTACCAGGCCTCGCACAACAAACCAAAGTGGGTCGATCATGGCAGCGACCTTTACCAGGCAATCGTTTTATCGGATTATGCGGCAAGCAATAAAGCACCTGTTCTGCTTGGTCGTATTTACAATTCAATCTACTCAAAATTCAACATTGATACCGATGAATCCGGTGTGTTTTCCATAACCCGTGAGTTGACGCTAATGGAAGAATTCCACGATTACTATTTGATCTCGAAGCCGGTTATTCCTTCGAAAACAGAAAGCAAGACGGTTGACGAAGCAGCGCTGAACGAGAGTGTACAAATTGCGAAGAAGATTGATTTGCCAGTCAAGATAGATCTGACATTCGATGTAAACGACCGTTTGTATTTGGGAATGGCCGAATCATTTGGTGTTAAACTGAAAAACGAAAACGGGCAAGAGTTGATGTTGGGCTATCAGGCTGAGCGGCGATACTTTTTCATTGCAAATCCTACGATTCAGCAAAATTTCCCAGATACCTGGGATGGCTTCAACTATGCGCCTTACGTGACAAATGAACCAACAATGGATCTCACGCTCATTATTGACCACAATTCGGCTGAATTATTTGCCATGAACGGGCTGATTAGCTTATCCAGAAAGTTTAACTTTAAAGGGGAATGGCAACAGGTTGAGCTTTTTGCAGAGAAAGGAGCCATCACGTTAAAAGGAGGCACGATAAGCCGGTTTTAG
- a CDS encoding glycoside hydrolase family 32 protein: MNNRHLYYLLSVFLFLAAACSSGTKKTVETGDLMKTYSEEYRPQFHFSPDSAWMNDPNGMVFYEGEYHLFYQYYPDSTVWGPMHWGHAISTDLVHWQHMPIALFPDSLGYIFSGSAVVDWKNTTGFGSAENPPLVAIYTYHNPEIAKAGGVDVESQGIAYSLDKGRSWTKYEGNPVIPNDGNRDFRDPNVIWNDEIQKWNLVLSAHDHVQIYSSVDLKEWTYESSFGIDAGAHGGVWECPDLFPLQVEGTDETKWVLIVNINPGGPNGGSGTQYFLGQFDGHQFMADSKETSWIDWGRDNYAGVTWSDVPKEDGRRIFLGWMSNWEYAQVVPTEKWRSAMTVPRALSLIQKNGQYIVKSVPVKELGKIEDRTMVVESEALKIDGEKELDLHGINLNQSRLSFEFDLGEAHPESFGLVLENDLGEQVKLSYSTSTKQFQFDRTKSGDMSFSDKFTGVASAPYDIGTSVKLELFIDAASAEIFVDGGDLVMTEIFFNSKPYSKLQIFSKGNPVTLNRAEIVALDSIW, encoded by the coding sequence ATGAATAATAGACACTTATATTACCTGTTGAGCGTATTCCTTTTTTTAGCCGCGGCATGTTCTTCCGGCACTAAAAAGACTGTAGAAACAGGAGATCTAATGAAAACCTATTCCGAGGAATATCGACCGCAATTTCACTTTTCTCCGGATTCGGCCTGGATGAACGATCCGAACGGAATGGTTTTTTATGAGGGTGAGTACCACTTGTTTTATCAATATTATCCCGATAGTACCGTTTGGGGCCCCATGCACTGGGGACATGCCATAAGTACCGATTTGGTACATTGGCAGCACATGCCCATCGCCCTTTTCCCAGATAGTTTAGGATATATTTTCTCAGGAAGTGCAGTTGTTGACTGGAAGAATACGACCGGATTTGGTTCTGCAGAAAATCCGCCGTTGGTGGCGATTTACACGTATCACAATCCCGAAATCGCCAAAGCGGGTGGGGTTGATGTGGAGTCGCAAGGTATTGCCTACAGTTTGGACAAAGGTAGGAGCTGGACGAAATACGAAGGAAACCCGGTGATCCCCAATGACGGGAATCGGGATTTTCGTGACCCCAACGTGATCTGGAACGACGAAATACAGAAATGGAACCTGGTGCTTTCGGCACACGACCATGTGCAAATTTATTCGTCAGTTGATTTGAAGGAATGGACCTACGAAAGCAGTTTTGGTATTGATGCCGGAGCTCATGGTGGTGTGTGGGAATGCCCCGATCTGTTTCCACTCCAGGTTGAGGGAACCGACGAAACCAAGTGGGTGCTGATTGTCAATATCAATCCGGGAGGGCCAAACGGAGGCTCCGGAACACAATATTTTCTGGGGCAGTTTGACGGGCATCAATTTATGGCCGATTCCAAAGAAACGAGTTGGATTGATTGGGGCCGCGATAATTATGCCGGCGTCACCTGGTCGGATGTGCCCAAAGAAGACGGGCGCCGAATTTTCCTGGGGTGGATGAGCAATTGGGAATACGCTCAGGTTGTTCCAACCGAGAAATGGCGCAGCGCCATGACAGTCCCCAGAGCTTTGTCGCTGATTCAAAAGAATGGCCAGTACATTGTGAAGTCAGTACCGGTAAAAGAATTGGGTAAAATTGAAGATCGTACTATGGTTGTCGAGAGTGAAGCCTTGAAAATTGATGGTGAAAAGGAACTCGATTTACACGGGATTAATCTAAATCAAAGTCGTTTATCATTTGAATTCGATTTGGGAGAAGCGCATCCGGAGTCGTTTGGACTGGTGTTGGAAAATGATTTGGGCGAACAAGTGAAACTAAGCTATTCTACGTCGACGAAACAATTTCAATTCGATCGCACAAAATCGGGCGACATGAGCTTCTCGGATAAGTTTACGGGAGTTGCTTCAGCTCCGTACGATATCGGCACATCTGTAAAACTCGAATTGTTTATTGACGCTGCGTCAGCGGAAATCTTTGTTGATGGCGGTGACTTGGTGATGACGGAGATCTTCTTCAATTCGAAACCGTACAGTAAACTTCAAATTTTTTCAAAAGGAAACCCTGTCACATTGAATCGTGCTGAGATTGTAGCGCTTGATTCAATTTGGTAA